The Citrifermentans bemidjiense Bem genome window below encodes:
- a CDS encoding SDR family oxidoreductase, which produces MTDSKTRNVVITGASAGLGRAIAHAFASEDACIGLIARNRERLEAARAEVERLGGKGVVLVADVADPQQVEQAAAQMEQEFGPIDVWVNNAMTSVFSPFDQMTPEEFRRVTEVTYLGAVHGTMSALKRMLPRDRGMVIQVGSALSERSIPLQSAYCGAKHGMRGFTDSIRCELIHSKSRVHLTMVQLPAMNTPQFAWVKSRLPNKPQPVPPIFQPEVAADAILWASHHRRREIYVGMPTVKAMWGNKLVAGFADLYLGRTGYRSQQTGEPEDPNRPSNLWESVPGPFGAHGSFDDRAKGSSPQVWLVQNRWALCAIAAGLAAGAALGAKARRNR; this is translated from the coding sequence ATGACGGACTCGAAGACGAGAAACGTGGTGATTACCGGGGCGTCCGCGGGACTCGGGCGCGCCATCGCCCATGCCTTCGCCAGCGAGGATGCCTGCATCGGGCTCATCGCCAGGAACCGGGAGCGGCTGGAGGCGGCCCGCGCCGAGGTCGAAAGGCTGGGGGGGAAAGGGGTCGTACTGGTAGCGGACGTCGCCGACCCGCAGCAGGTGGAGCAGGCGGCGGCGCAGATGGAGCAGGAATTCGGCCCCATCGACGTCTGGGTCAACAACGCCATGACCTCGGTCTTCTCCCCCTTCGACCAGATGACGCCCGAGGAATTCCGGCGGGTGACCGAGGTGACCTACCTGGGGGCGGTGCACGGAACCATGTCGGCGTTGAAGCGCATGCTGCCGCGGGACCGGGGGATGGTGATCCAGGTGGGATCCGCGCTTTCGGAGCGGAGCATCCCGCTGCAGTCCGCCTACTGCGGCGCGAAGCACGGCATGCGCGGCTTCACCGACTCGATCCGCTGCGAGCTGATCCACAGCAAAAGCCGGGTGCACCTGACCATGGTGCAGCTTCCCGCCATGAACACCCCGCAGTTCGCCTGGGTCAAGTCGAGGCTCCCCAACAAGCCGCAGCCGGTCCCCCCGATCTTCCAGCCGGAGGTAGCCGCCGACGCCATCCTCTGGGCCTCGCACCACCGCCGCCGCGAGATCTACGTCGGTATGCCGACGGTGAAGGCGATGTGGGGGAACAAGCTGGTGGCAGGCTTCGCCGACTTGTACCTCGGGAGAACCGGCTACCGCTCACAACAAACCGGTGAACCGGAAGACCCAAACCGCCCCTCCAACCTCTGGGAGAGCGTACCCGGCCCCTTCGGCGCGCACGGTAGCTTCGATGATCGGGCGAAGGGAAGTTCGCCCCAGGTCTGGCTGGTGCAGAACAGATGGGCGCTTTGTGCGATAGCGGCGGGGCTTGCCGCCGGGGCGGCGCTAGGCGCGAAAGCCAGGCGCAACCGCTAG